The Pyrodictium delaneyi genome contains a region encoding:
- a CDS encoding phosphate ABC transporter ATP-binding protein codes for MARYVLKAEKLNIWFGDKHVIKNVSLEVPDKSVFALMGPSGSGKSTLLRAFNRLLDLYEDAHVEGHVYFDGVDIYAPDVDPIWVRRRIGMVFQHPNPFPHMSIYDNVAIGPRLNRMVKSKKELDELVRWALEKAYLWDEVKDRLHMPAAKLSGGQKQRLSIARALALKPKLLLMDEPTANLDPVATEKIEELILDLKREIPIVIVTHNPQQAARVADYTAFLYYGELVEVGPTSRIFTEPRSKLTEKYLLRRL; via the coding sequence ATGGCCAGATATGTGTTGAAGGCGGAGAAGCTTAACATATGGTTTGGCGACAAGCACGTAATCAAGAACGTCAGCCTAGAGGTGCCAGATAAGAGTGTTTTCGCTCTAATGGGGCCTAGTGGTAGTGGTAAGTCCACACTACTAAGAGCATTTAACAGACTTCTTGACCTCTACGAGGATGCTCATGTAGAGGGCCATGTATATTTCGACGGTGTCGACATCTACGCGCCTGATGTTGACCCCATATGGGTGCGGCGCCGGATAGGTATGGTATTTCAGCATCCCAACCCATTTCCGCACATGAGCATATACGACAACGTAGCAATAGGCCCACGGTTAAACAGGATGGTGAAGAGTAAGAAAGAGCTGGACGAACTAGTACGCTGGGCGTTAGAGAAAGCCTACCTCTGGGATGAGGTCAAGGACCGTCTGCACATGCCGGCCGCTAAGCTCAGTGGAGGCCAGAAGCAGAGGCTAAGTATAGCCCGCGCCCTCGCTCTAAAGCCCAAGCTCCTCCTCATGGACGAGCCTACGGCCAACCTAGACCCCGTAGCTACCGAGAAGATAGAGGAGTTGATACTCGACCTCAAGCGGGAGATACCGATAGTAATAGTAACTCATAACCCGCAACAAGCAGCCCGTGTTGCGGACTATACTGCGTTCCTCTACTACGGCGAGCTGGTAGAAGTGGGGCCGACAAGTAGGATATTCACAGAGCCTCGTAGCAAGCTGACAGAGAAGTACCTTCTGCGCCGGCTCTAG
- the pstA gene encoding phosphate ABC transporter permease PstA, with the protein MSSDTPSIESRRRLANILGLAILALLALLAVAPLAHIIYTVIVNGANVIAKVGLFDFLTSPPRPQNPQNPGGIGPVLLGSAMLIALASAIGVSLALVAGVFVAEFRRAGISRLVLILSLLLVEFPTILVGLYIYATIVQPMGTYSMLAGALALSLVMMPYVAVQVSEALRGVPQDLREAAFSLGISRLKAVYRIILGIARRGILVGILIGVAKVAGETAPLLFTIGGAFNKPPTSLTEPGGAVPLLIYEFIQQPGPGYHELAWGASLILLTIVFSIMVIARLLVKGVRL; encoded by the coding sequence GTGTCTAGCGACACTCCAAGTATAGAGTCAAGGCGTCGCCTAGCTAACATTCTAGGTCTCGCAATTCTAGCCCTACTAGCGCTCCTAGCAGTAGCACCCCTAGCCCACATAATCTACACTGTAATAGTCAATGGTGCCAATGTAATAGCGAAAGTAGGCTTATTCGACTTTCTCACATCGCCGCCAAGACCGCAGAACCCCCAGAACCCTGGAGGAATAGGCCCAGTCCTACTCGGCTCTGCCATGCTCATAGCGCTCGCCTCTGCTATAGGTGTAAGCCTGGCCCTCGTCGCCGGCGTGTTCGTGGCGGAATTCCGGCGTGCTGGTATCTCGAGGCTAGTTCTCATACTCAGCCTTCTCCTTGTAGAGTTCCCCACAATACTCGTAGGCCTCTACATATACGCAACCATAGTTCAGCCTATGGGTACCTATAGCATGCTCGCTGGCGCGCTAGCCCTCTCGCTCGTAATGATGCCCTATGTCGCCGTTCAAGTGAGCGAGGCTCTCCGTGGCGTCCCCCAGGACTTACGTGAGGCTGCCTTTAGTCTAGGCATTTCGAGGCTCAAAGCAGTGTATCGTATAATCCTTGGCATAGCGCGTCGCGGAATACTAGTCGGCATACTCATAGGCGTGGCCAAGGTTGCTGGCGAAACTGCGCCCCTCCTATTCACTATTGGAGGCGCGTTTAACAAGCCCCCGACCAGCCTAACGGAGCCCGGCGGGGCTGTGCCCCTCCTCATATACGAGTTTATACAGCAACCAGGTCCAGGCTATCATGAACTCGCCTGGGGTGCGAGCCTCATCCTCTTGACCATAGTGTTCAGTATAATGGTGATTGCCAGGCTCCTCGTAAAAGGGGTGCGGTTATAG
- the pstC gene encoding phosphate ABC transporter permease subunit PstC: protein MKGGPASARRKRVFTLMVGGFLPRLRSRDDKRFFLVHLPVPLLVFLILSSMLAVILLKSLPILKREGISIFIENVWKAVEDNPEKEKYGLLAAIYGTLYTSTIAILIAAPLAVGLAVAIEELTPRRLRGVVSILVDLMAATPTIVYGVWGATYLAPTMKEFLDFMYQHFSWIPFFSEPPVTGYTIATAGVMLGIMIVPYAAAVIREAYSMLPRHIREAAYSIGATRFETIRILLGAVRPSIIAGLVLAFGRAMGETVAVSLVVGNSLDTPIAVTRPGITVSSLIASMFKSASYYEYMESALFAGGLALFVIGLVVNTLGILYIKRWEEEMNRV from the coding sequence TTGAAGGGAGGCCCGGCCTCCGCAAGGCGTAAGCGCGTTTTTACCCTAATGGTAGGGGGATTCCTTCCACGGCTCCGTAGCCGTGACGATAAACGGTTCTTCCTAGTCCACCTCCCCGTACCACTTCTAGTCTTCCTTATACTGTCCTCGATGCTTGCAGTCATATTGCTAAAATCGCTCCCGATACTCAAGCGTGAAGGCATATCCATATTCATTGAGAATGTATGGAAAGCGGTAGAGGACAACCCAGAGAAGGAGAAGTATGGATTACTTGCAGCAATCTATGGGACACTCTACACTAGCACAATAGCCATACTAATAGCTGCACCACTCGCAGTAGGCTTGGCTGTAGCCATTGAGGAGCTTACCCCTAGACGCCTCCGGGGTGTGGTGTCGATACTAGTAGACCTCATGGCTGCAACACCCACCATAGTCTATGGTGTCTGGGGCGCCACCTATCTAGCACCAACCATGAAGGAGTTCCTAGACTTCATGTACCAGCATTTCAGCTGGATACCCTTCTTCAGCGAGCCACCAGTGACGGGATACACTATAGCCACTGCAGGTGTAATGCTTGGCATAATGATCGTGCCCTACGCGGCAGCAGTAATACGCGAAGCATACTCCATGCTGCCCCGGCACATACGGGAAGCGGCTTACAGCATCGGGGCTACGCGATTCGAGACAATAAGGATCCTCCTAGGCGCGGTAAGACCCAGCATAATAGCGGGTCTCGTGCTCGCCTTCGGCAGAGCCATGGGCGAGACCGTAGCTGTAAGCCTGGTCGTAGGCAACTCGCTCGATACACCGATAGCAGTGACGCGTCCCGGTATAACTGTGTCGAGCCTAATAGCTAGCATGTTCAAATCGGCCAGCTACTACGAGTACATGGAGAGCGCCCTTTTCGCCGGAGGCCTAGCCTTGTTCGTTATAGGCCTAGTCGTGAACACGCTAGGTATACTCTACATAAAGCGCTGGGAGGAGGAGATGAACCGTGTCTAG
- the pstS gene encoding phosphate ABC transporter substrate-binding protein PstS — METRMIAVVALIISLVALGISLKALNQYKELTQRPVANSVGEETVSLLGSGSTFVKPAMDNWIEEFTRGHPNIEIEYTGGGSGKGVSDLLSRLVDFAASDPPLPRSKWQKHQGEILQFPVALGAVVVVYNIPEIGDAQLNLTGEVIAKIYLGEIIYWDDPAIKQLNPAVADKLPHREIIAVHRSDSSGTTQIFTTFLAKTCSEWREKVGVGKSVEWPVDKTGRGIGQEGNQGVTQAIKSTPYSIGYVEWAYALEYGLPYARLQNPAGKFVAPSTESISAAFAIDNPPSPLDDWSDVAKEFVYSSASPDAYPLAGQTFLLVWRSWDDSAKCNAMKAFIEYIGSQGQDNLPRGYAPLPEQLKKVVSQAAQLLECGG; from the coding sequence ATGGAAACCCGTATGATCGCGGTAGTGGCACTAATAATATCCCTAGTAGCCTTGGGTATTTCACTCAAAGCTCTAAACCAGTACAAGGAGTTAACTCAGAGGCCAGTGGCTAACAGCGTTGGAGAGGAGACGGTAAGCCTGCTTGGCAGCGGATCAACATTCGTGAAACCAGCTATGGATAACTGGATAGAAGAGTTCACGAGGGGACACCCTAATATCGAGATAGAATATACTGGTGGCGGAAGCGGTAAAGGTGTAAGCGATCTCCTCAGCCGGCTCGTAGATTTTGCTGCCAGCGATCCTCCGCTACCCCGCAGCAAGTGGCAGAAACACCAGGGTGAGATACTACAGTTCCCAGTAGCGCTTGGCGCGGTGGTCGTAGTATATAATATACCGGAGATAGGGGATGCACAGTTAAACCTAACAGGTGAAGTGATAGCAAAGATATACCTTGGCGAGATAATCTACTGGGACGACCCGGCCATAAAGCAGCTCAACCCGGCAGTTGCGGACAAACTACCACACCGGGAGATAATAGCTGTGCATCGTAGCGACTCGAGTGGTACTACCCAGATCTTCACAACCTTCCTCGCAAAGACTTGTAGCGAGTGGAGAGAGAAAGTAGGAGTCGGAAAAAGCGTCGAATGGCCTGTTGACAAGACGGGCCGGGGTATAGGCCAGGAGGGCAACCAGGGCGTAACCCAGGCGATTAAGTCCACACCCTACTCGATAGGCTACGTTGAGTGGGCCTATGCGCTAGAGTACGGGTTGCCCTATGCGAGGCTCCAGAACCCAGCAGGCAAGTTTGTAGCACCCAGCACAGAAAGCATATCGGCAGCCTTCGCTATAGATAATCCGCCTAGCCCGCTAGACGATTGGAGTGATGTAGCTAAGGAGTTTGTATACTCATCGGCAAGCCCTGATGCATACCCACTTGCGGGCCAGACATTCCTCCTAGTGTGGAGAAGCTGGGATGATTCAGCCAAGTGTAACGCTATGAAAGCATTCATAGAATACATAGGGTCTCAGGGTCAAGACAACCTGCCTAGGGGCTATGCACCGTTACCCGAGCAGCTAAAGAAGGTAGTATCCCAGGCAGCCCAGCTCCTGGAGTGCGGAGGTTAA
- a CDS encoding MTH1187 family thiamine-binding protein, translating into MPVVSLKVLPVGVGTSLSRYVARVVALLEAHGYKPIVTPDTTVIHVRDLSEVGAIVRMIHDELYSMGVPRIVTIVMIDDRRDVEESSPEELVQRVIRHIEEERKNVRGDVHGVM; encoded by the coding sequence ATGCCTGTAGTCTCGCTTAAAGTCCTACCTGTAGGCGTAGGTACTAGTCTATCTCGCTATGTGGCTCGAGTCGTAGCCCTATTAGAGGCTCACGGGTACAAACCCATAGTCACTCCCGACACCACGGTCATTCATGTTCGAGATCTAAGCGAAGTTGGTGCAATAGTCAGAATGATTCACGACGAGTTATATAGCATGGGTGTTCCACGTATAGTAACGATAGTCATGATTGATGACAGGAGGGACGTCGAAGAATCCAGCCCCGAAGAGTTAGTACAACGAGTGATACGACACATTGAGGAAGAGAGGAAGAACGTTCGTGGAGACGTACATGGCGTGATGTAG